Proteins encoded within one genomic window of Rhodothermales bacterium:
- a CDS encoding PAS domain S-box protein, which translates to MQSIPTRTDTSESARRTMNKYFLLVAGRAYADVKRVCSSNPHAFRFIGDLLLAEARFFRNCSDYSLYRRSAPIGRARGPFLAIICAQTHQWLRTDPALEAFLGYSREEMEEDWVVTLHPETCQETDSRLVQVYRDLHSGKVPYARAEIRYQTRIGYSVWAQVTHSLVRDSQGRPDRYVLAFEDCSMKRWTELFHGELIALRRIMELSGYEGDHLNRVDGLIRHFEGQPVPASLLGELVELFATVA; encoded by the coding sequence ATGCAAAGCATCCCTACCCGCACCGACACCTCCGAAAGCGCGCGCCGCACGATGAACAAATATTTCCTCCTCGTGGCCGGTCGCGCCTACGCGGATGTGAAACGCGTCTGTTCTTCCAATCCCCACGCTTTTCGCTTCATCGGCGACCTGCTGCTGGCCGAGGCGCGATTCTTCCGCAACTGCTCGGATTATTCGCTGTATCGCCGGAGCGCGCCTATCGGCCGCGCGCGCGGGCCCTTCCTGGCGATCATCTGCGCGCAAACGCATCAGTGGCTGCGCACCGACCCTGCACTGGAAGCCTTTCTGGGCTATTCGCGTGAGGAGATGGAAGAAGACTGGGTGGTGACGCTCCATCCCGAAACCTGCCAGGAAACGGACAGCCGGCTCGTTCAGGTGTATCGCGACCTGCACAGCGGCAAGGTGCCCTACGCCCGGGCCGAAATTCGGTACCAGACCCGCATCGGCTACAGCGTCTGGGCGCAGGTGACCCATTCGCTCGTGCGCGACAGCCAGGGCCGGCCGGACCGCTACGTGCTCGCCTTCGAGGACTGCTCCATGAAGCGGTGGACCGAGCTGTTTCACGGCGAGCTGATCGCGCTGCGCCGCATCATGGAACTGAGCGGCTACGAGGGAGACCATCTGAACCGCGTCGACGGCCTGATCCGCCATTTCGAAGGGCAACCCGTACCGGCATCGCTGCTGGGTGAACTCGTGGAGCTGTTCGCGACCGTGGCCTGA